GCTACACAGTTTTAAACATCTATGCTGCGGTAAAACCCATACAGATGAAACCCGTTTTATATGACGAACTGAAGTCACCTTAGATGTTAAAAAGCCCTTTAGAAGTTGGTCGAATTGCTCAACAAAAAAAACGTCGCCAAAACCTGTGGATCGAATTAGGATTGGTCATTGCTATTGCCCTAATCTTAATGATCCTCATGCCGTTTATCCTGCCTCCCTTTCGGTTAAACCTATTGGGGCGATTTCTAGCTTTAGCTATTGTTGCTCTCGGTATCGATGTCATTTGGGGCTTCACGGGACTGTTGAGTTTGGGGCATGGTGTATTTTTTGCCCTGGGAGGTTATGCGATTGCCATGCATATGAAACTACAAATTCCTCCCGACTCCAGTATTCAACTGCCCGAATTTATGACTCTCTATGGAGTCACAGAACTTCCCTGGTTTTGGGAACCCTTTGGCCCCTTTCCAATCGCTGCTTTAGCCGTTATCTTGGTTCCGGCATTATTAGGAGGATTTTTAGGTTATTTAGTCTTCCGAAATCGCATTCGCGGAGTTTACTTTTCTATCCTCACCCAAGCCTCAACCATTGTATTCTTCAACTTTTTCAATGGTCAACAAAAACTGATTAATGGAACTAATGGCCTCACCGACTTTAAAACTCTCCTGGGCTTTACTGTCAACGACCCGAAAACTCAAGTCGGATTTTATCTGATTACTATTCTCTTTTTAGCCCTAACTTATGCCCTGTGCCGTTGGCTGACAAGCGGTCGCTTCGGTCGTCTCTTAATTGCTATTCGCGATGATGAAAGTCGAGTGCGTTTTTCTGGTTATAACCCGACCGGTTACAAAGTTCTCGTGTTTGCTATTTCTGCTGGATTAGCTGGATTAGCTGGGGCCTTATTTACCCTACAAACCGGTATCATTTCTCCCAAAGCGATGGATATTGCTTTCTCAATTGAAATGGTGATCTGGGTTGCTGTGGGAGGAAGAGCGAGTTTAGTCGGTGCAATTTTAGGGGCGCTTTTGGTTAACTTTGCCCGCAGTGGATTAAGCGAACAATTTCCAGAAATTTGGCTTTTTTTCCAAGGAGCATTATTCTTAATTGTGGTGATGGTATTGCCTAGTGGGGTTGTGGGGTGGTTGAGAACCGATGGCTGGAATTGGATACAAGCACGTTTGGGCAACACAACCGTCGTGACTTATCCCAGTTTAGACCAAGACCCGGAAGTGCAAAGAGAGCGGGAACAGTTTGAAGAAAAATCATGAGCAACGCTATTCTAGAGATTGAAAATTTAACTGTTGATTTTGATGGCTTTAGGGCGCTGAATCAACTTAATTTTAGTATGGAACCCGGGGAACTTCGGGTGATTATTGGTCCGAATGGAGCGGGAAAAACTACGTTTCTAGATGTGATTACAGGCAAAACTCAGCCCACAACCGGACAAGTTCATTTCAAAGGTCTGAATACTCGCCGTTTAGCTGAACATCAAATCGCCCGTTTAGGCATTGGTCGCAAGTTTCAAACCCCACGAGTTTATCTGAATCTCACCCCAAGGGAAAACCTGGAACTAAGCTGTAATCCTAATAAGAACGTATTTTCGACGCTCTTGAGTCGTCCTCCAGGGAGCGATCGCCAGCGCCTGAATCACCTGCTCGATATTACCGGACTTTCCCTGAAGGGCGATATTCAAGCGGCTCTCTTATCCCATGGGGAAAAACAACGCTTAGAAATTGGCATGTTAGTCGCCCAATCCCCCGATCTTTTATTAGTCGATGAACCGGTTGCGGGGTTAACTGATGAAGAAACGGAACAAACCGGAGATTTATTACTGAGTTTAGCTGAAAGTCACTCTATTATTGTCATTGAGCATGACATGGAATTCGTCCGCCAAATTGCCCGTAAAGTCACCGTCTTACACCAAGGTTCTGTACTTTGTGAAGGCTCCATAGAAGAGGTGCAAAACGATCCACGGGTGATTGAAGTCTACCTCGGACAATCAGAATCAGACGATCCGAAGTCAATAGATTCGCTATAAAGCAGGACATCACAGATCATAGGCGATCAATCTAGACAGTTTCCCCATTACCCCTTACCAGCTTGAAGCACTATAATCATGAACCAAGACCTATCCTCCCAACCCATTTTAAAGGTATCTGGCTTGAATGTTTATTATGGAGAAAGTCATATTCTACGGAATGTGGACTTAGGAGTGAAACCGGGCCAAATGGTCTGTTTAATTGGTCGTAATGGGGTGGGGAAAACGACCCTGCTCAAGACCATTATGGGAGTGTTAAAACCTCGCAGTGGCGATATTTATCTAGAAAAGCAAAGTATTGTCGGTCTGTCCCGCGATCGCCGCGCTAAACTCGGTATTGGGTATGTGCCCCAAGGTCGGGAGATTATCCCCAGAGTCACCGTCAAAGAAAACCTGCTCCTAGGTTTGGAGTCTGGACGTGCAGGGAAAAAGAAGGAGATCCCCCCCTATATTTACGAGCTATTTCCCGTCCTAGAGAGCATGTTATGGCGCATGGGAGGGGATTTGAGTGGAGGACAACAACAGCAATTGGCGATCGCCCGCGCTCTCATGGGCCGTCCGCAACTCCTGGTTCTTGATGAACCAACTGAAGGCATTCAACCCTCGATTATCCTCGAAATTGAAGCAGCCGTGCGTAAAATTATTG
This portion of the Roseofilum reptotaenium CS-1145 genome encodes:
- the urtE gene encoding urea ABC transporter ATP-binding subunit UrtE — encoded protein: MNQDLSSQPILKVSGLNVYYGESHILRNVDLGVKPGQMVCLIGRNGVGKTTLLKTIMGVLKPRSGDIYLEKQSIVGLSRDRRAKLGIGYVPQGREIIPRVTVKENLLLGLESGRAGKKKEIPPYIYELFPVLESMLWRMGGDLSGGQQQQLAIARALMGRPQLLVLDEPTEGIQPSIILEIEAAVRKIIETTGISVLLVEQHLHFVRQADWYYAMQKGGIVASGPTEELSQDVIQEFLAV
- the urtC gene encoding urea ABC transporter permease subunit UrtC, which translates into the protein MLKSPLEVGRIAQQKKRRQNLWIELGLVIAIALILMILMPFILPPFRLNLLGRFLALAIVALGIDVIWGFTGLLSLGHGVFFALGGYAIAMHMKLQIPPDSSIQLPEFMTLYGVTELPWFWEPFGPFPIAALAVILVPALLGGFLGYLVFRNRIRGVYFSILTQASTIVFFNFFNGQQKLINGTNGLTDFKTLLGFTVNDPKTQVGFYLITILFLALTYALCRWLTSGRFGRLLIAIRDDESRVRFSGYNPTGYKVLVFAISAGLAGLAGALFTLQTGIISPKAMDIAFSIEMVIWVAVGGRASLVGAILGALLVNFARSGLSEQFPEIWLFFQGALFLIVVMVLPSGVVGWLRTDGWNWIQARLGNTTVVTYPSLDQDPEVQREREQFEEKS
- the urtD gene encoding urea ABC transporter ATP-binding protein UrtD; translation: MSNAILEIENLTVDFDGFRALNQLNFSMEPGELRVIIGPNGAGKTTFLDVITGKTQPTTGQVHFKGLNTRRLAEHQIARLGIGRKFQTPRVYLNLTPRENLELSCNPNKNVFSTLLSRPPGSDRQRLNHLLDITGLSLKGDIQAALLSHGEKQRLEIGMLVAQSPDLLLVDEPVAGLTDEETEQTGDLLLSLAESHSIIVIEHDMEFVRQIARKVTVLHQGSVLCEGSIEEVQNDPRVIEVYLGQSESDDPKSIDSL